A section of the Malus sylvestris chromosome 17, drMalSylv7.2, whole genome shotgun sequence genome encodes:
- the LOC126610215 gene encoding peptide deformylase 1A, chloroplastic/mitochondrial encodes METIHRFSLRLGPICLATAPIFLNSRIISLNPGLPNPDPVSNTHFTIRKKFSSTSSPVAKAGWLLGLGGEKKKSISMPDIVKAGDPVLHEPARDVEPGDIGSERIQKIIEDMVRVMRKAPGVGLAAPQIGIPLRIIVLEDTKEYISYAPKEATAAQDRRPFDLLVILNPKLKKKSNKTAVFFEGCLSVDGFRAVVERNLDVEVSGFDRNGQPIKVNASGWQARILQHECDHLEGTLYVDKMVPRTFRTVENLDLPLAEGCPKLGNR; translated from the exons ATGGAAACCATCCACCGATTCTCGCTTCGTCTCGGCCCGATTTGTCTAGCTACCGCCCCGATATTTCTGAACTCCCGAATCATCTCTTTGAATCCCGGACTTCCAAACCCGGATCCAGTCTCCAACACCCATTTCACGATCCGGAAAAAGTTCAGCTCAACCTCTTCTCCCGTCGCCAAAGCCGGTTGGCTTCTGGGTCTCggaggagagaagaagaagagcatcAGCATGCCCGATATAGTGAAAGCAGGTGACCCGGTTTTGCACGAACCGGCCCGAGATGTTGAGCCCGGGGATATTGGGTCGGAGAGGATCCAGAAGATAATTGAGGATATGGTGAGGGTGATGCGGAAGGCTCCCGGGGTCGGTCTTGCTGCTCCTCAGATTGGAATTCCCTTGAGG ATAATAGTTTTGGAAGATACAAAGGAATATATCAGTTATGCACCTAAGGAAGCCACTGCAGCTCAAGATAGACGACCTTTTGATCTTTTG GTGATTCTTAATCCGAAGCTTAAAAAGAAGAGCAACAAGACTGCAGTATTCTTTGAAGGGTGCTTAAG TGTCGATGGATTCAGAGCAGTGGTGGAGCGAAACCTTGATGTTGAGGTTTCAGGTTTTGATCGAAATGGCCAACCCATCAAAGTAAATGCTTCAGGTTGGCAGGCTCGTATTTTGCAGCATGAGTGTGATCATTTGGAGGGAACTCTTTACGTTGATAAGATGGTCCCAAGAACATTTAGAACTGTTGAAAACTTGGACTTGCCTCTTGCTGAGGGGTGCCCCAAGCTCGGAAATCGCTAG
- the LOC126610216 gene encoding uncharacterized protein LOC126610216 — protein MKKSSMPPHPYHSPLNAGDQKEEAKSFRVDQKTGASRSHAMANNKEETGPKKLERKSTEDINESAEAFIKKFRMQLLIQRLESIENYEQMLARGL, from the coding sequence ATGAAGAAGAGCTCCATGCCTCCTCATCCATACCACTCTCCCCTAAATGCAGGTGATCAGAAAGAAGAAGCGAAAAGCTTTCGAGTCGATCAGAAAACTGGAGCTTCAAGGTCTCATGCTATGGCGAACAATAAAGAGGAAACGGGACCAAAGAAGCTAGAGAGGAAgtcgactgaagatatcaacgAAAGCGCAGAGGCATTCATCAAGAAGTTCAGGATGCAGCTTTTGATCCAAAGGCTCGAGTCCATTGAGAATTACGAGCAAATGCTTGCAAGGGGACTCTAA
- the LOC126610327 gene encoding glyoxylase I 4-like, which produces MKESMANPLHLKSLNHISLICRSVEESINFYQNVLGFVPIRRPGSFDFDGAWLFGYGIGIHLLQSEDPENMPKKTEINPKDNHISFQCESMGAVEKKLKEMELKYKRSMVEEGGIHVDQLFFHDPDGFMIEICDCDNLPVVPIAGGMARACSLVNLPMLQQPQQPQIRVIQQ; this is translated from the exons ATGAAGGAAAGCATGGCAAACCCTCTACATCTGAAATCTTTGAACCACATCTCCCTTATCTGCCGATCAGTTGAGGAATCAATAAATTTTTACCAGAATGTCCTCGGCTTTGTACCAATTAGGAGGCCTGGCTCCTTTGATTTTGATGGGGCATG GCTATTTGGGTATGGAATTGGAATACATCTTTTGCAATCTGAGGATCCGGAGAACATGCCCAAGAAAACTGAGATTAATCCCAAGGATAATCATATTTCTTTTCAg TGTGAGAGCATGGGAGCCGTTGAGAAGAAGCTGAAGGAGATGGAACTGAAATACAAGCGATCCATGGTGGAAGAAGGTGGCATTCACGTTGATCAGTTGTTCTTCCATGACCCGGATGGCTTCATGATTGAAATATGTGACTGCGACAACCTCCCCGTGGTTCCTATCGCCGGCGGGATGGCTCGGGCATGTTCCCTTGTAAACCTGCCTATGTTGCAGCAACCGCAGCAGCCGCAGATAAGAGTTATTCAGCAGTAA
- the LOC126610325 gene encoding uncharacterized protein LOC126610325, which yields MDPFIGVAKLRPHQSKPIYPFFSRKLRIKPSVESQLPSSSRITISNSKTLLVRVRRRRVDPRRPRHVSGCGREHQLSSSNRSAVIVRCCNPTQRPDPIPFLSGRVSSTQTQWSASASGPPRLRLFNTLSVSLSLSVSKSENQIVRRERFARLQNSSGDCKLQNHAQMMNYLLESEITERGKRQGYGSYYIFILYLTDI from the exons ATGGATCCCTTCATCGGAGTGGCCAAGCTCCGTCCTCACCAATCAAAACCCATCTACCCATTTTTCAGCAGAAAACTCAGAATCAAACCCTCAGTCGAATCCCAGCTACCTAGTTCATCAAGAAtcacaatttcaaactccaaaaCGCTGCTGGTTCGCGTCCGGCGACGGCGAGTTGATCCACGCCGTCCACGACATGTTTCTGGGTGTGGACGCGAACACCAACTCTCAAGCTCAAATCGCAGTGCCGTGATCGTTCGTTGTTGTAACCCAACCCAGAGGCCAGATCCAATTCCTTTTTTGTCGGGTCGGGTCTCGTCCACCCAAACCCAATGGTCTGCCTCtgcctctggccctccaaggcTCCGCCTGTTCAatactctctctgtctctctctctctctcag TTTCCAAATCTGAGAATCAAATAGTCAGACGTGAGAGGTTTGCAAGACTACAAAACTCAAGTGGCGACTGTAAATTGCAGAACCACGCTCAGATGATGAACTACCTGCTTGAAAGTGAAATTACAGAGAGAGGGAAGAGGCAGGGGTACGGGTCATATTACATTTTTATCTTGTATTTAACGGACATTTAA